DNA sequence from the Parasphaerochaeta coccoides DSM 17374 genome:
CCAACATCTTCCGTTGCTCAAAAGGATGGGGATATGTATACTTGCCACATGGCAAAACAGCGCCGACAAGCAACTTCCTCGCCATCATGGATCACACAGCTCCGAGGGATGCTGCCCGTCATGCTTACTTTCATGTTCCCCGTTATGCTGAGCGTGGCATTACTGAGTGCCTGTTCCTTCATGCCTGAAGAAATGCTGACTGAAGAAACCACGGAAGGCGCGCCTTCCGTCGTCCTTTCCGCCGCTGTCTACACCGTCGCGCTCAAAGGGAAGGAACCCATGACCATGGAAAGCCCCATGATTAGTCTGTACAACAACAGCAGAACTGTCCAAGTCGCAATGCCGGTATTCAGTCATGAAAAGGATGATGGTTCACTGGTGCAGGGTTCTGCGCTCAGCGGCAGCTATAACGCGAATACAAAGACTCTTTCGTTAATCGGCTCCGTAATCCTTGATGATGGAGAGCTTGGCTTGAAGCTTACGGGAAGCCAACTAAGCTGGATGCTTGATGTCCAGCAGATTGTCAGCACTGCTCCTGTCACCGTCGTCTTTGGTTCCGGCAGCACCATCAACGGGAATAACCTGTCTGGCAGCCTGGAAAGCGGGCGTTTCGTACTGACAAACGCTGAAGGATGGATTGTACCATGAAAAATTTCCGCAGTATCCTTACTGTAATCTTCCTCATCGGCCTTGCCTCCCCTGTCCTGTGGGCAGCCGATCCCATAGAATTTTCCGGCGGTTCCACAGAGGCAATCATCCGCTCAGGTGATGAAAGGGTCAAAATTTCGGAGGGAGCCAGGGTGACTACAGGGGACATCACCATCACTGCCCAGGTTATCGATGTATCCGGAGAAGGCTACAGCTATTTGGAATGCACGGGAGATGTTGTGCTGAAAGATGCTGGCAAGGGCATAGAGATGTCCGCCGGAACCATCACCTATGACAGGAATGAATCCATCCTCCTGTCCCGTGAACAGACATCCGTCGAAGACAAGGAAAAAGGCATAACGGCGCAAGCAGGTTGGGTACGCTATCAACAAGAGGAAGGAATCCTCACATTCCAGGACAATGTGAACCTGACCCGGACTACTGACGACGGAATCATGGTCTGTACCGCCGAAACAGTGACATACGTCCGTTCTTCCGGCACAGTAATGCTCGATGGCGGAGCCGTCGTCACATGGAAGAACGACACATACCGGGCGACCACCATCCGCGTGAACCTGGACACTGATGAAATCACCATGAGTGGGGAAATCAGGGGGACAATCAATGGCTGACACCGCGACAAGCGTCCTGAACATACAGCACTTGATGAAATACTATGGAAAGAAACCCGTGGTGAGGGATATTTCGTTTTCCATGCGCAGCGGTGAAGTGGTCGGTCTGCTCGGCCCCAACGGCGCGGGCAAGACAACTACTTTCTACATGGTGGTAGGTTTTCTCCGTGCCGATTCTGGCAAAATCAGCATTGACGACACGGATGTCACCGAGTTGCCCATGTACCGCCGTTCGCTCCTCGGCCTCTCCTACCTGCCTCAGGAAGCCTCCATATTCCGCAAGCTTTCGGTGCGCGACAACATTCACCTTGTCTCGGAAAGCAGGTCTGATTTGAGTGCGGTTGAAAAAAAAGAGTTGACGGACAGGCTCATGGAAGAATTCGGCATCACCGGAGTGATGTCTCAGAAAGGCTACACTCTTTCCGGAGGAGAACGCCGCCGTACCGAGATTGCCCGTGCCTTGGCGACTTCTCCCCGCTTCCTTCTGCTTGACGAACCCTTTGCCGGCATAGATCCGAAGGCCGTCTACGAAATACGACAAATCATCCGCCATCTGGCGGCTCAAGGCATAGGAGTCCTGCTTACCGACCATAATGTTCGTGATGCGCTGGCCATCACCGACTGCTCCCACATCATCCATGAAGGAACCCTGTTGGTGTCCGGTACAAAGCAGGATCTCCTGAATGATCCTACGGCGCGTCACATTTACTTCGGTGATGAGTTCGAGGACGTATGACATGCTTGCTCCGCAGCTGACCCTGGAACAGAAACAACTACTCAAGCTTTCACCCCAGATGCTCCAGTCCTTTGAGCTGATGATGCTTCCCTTGCAGGAATTGCAGGCGCGTATTTCCGATGCCATAGAATCAAACCCCGCCCTTGAGATACCGGAAAGCACAAGCATTTCCTATGAAGACTTCACCCGCATGGGCTTCCGCGACAGAGACTCCATGGATGATTCCCTCACTGACTCCGCGAGCTATGGCTCGGACATTTATGACGGCCAGCATTACCGTGCGGACGGTGCGACTCCCGGTGAAGCACGGGGATATGATGAAAACGCAATGCAACGCCAGAATCGGATGATTGATGGCGTATTGACCCAGAAAGAGAGTCTTCAAGAACATCTTTTCAAGCAATTGAACCTTCATGAACTTACCCGACGCCAAAGGCATATCGCCGAACTCATCATCAGCAACCTCGATGCCAACGGGTTTCACACGCTACCGGTCGAGACTCTTGAAGATGGGTTGACGCAGGAGGATGTCGCCCCGGTCGTCAGCCTTCTCCAAAGTTTCGACCCTTCTGGAATCGCAGTCACCGACTTCCGTGAATCCCTGGTCGTCCAGGCACGCAATGACGGACTGGAGGCACAAGTCCTGGATGATTTCTCACGGCTTGTCTACGATGCGCTGGAACTGATGCGGCCAGGCAAGGAAGCGGAAGCGGCAAAGATGCTTAAACTTGATCCTGATGAAGTGTCCACCTTATACGCCTACCTCAGGAGCCTTACCCCCTTTCCCGGACAGGCGTACAACACGGAGCCTGACCAGTTCGTCATACCGGATCTCAGCATCCATGTCGTAGACGGTTCGCTGGAGATGCGGCTCAACCAAGACGCGCTTCCCGCTCTGACCATCAATACCCAGTTCACTGGTCTCGGT
Encoded proteins:
- the lptC gene encoding LPS export ABC transporter periplasmic protein LptC; translated protein: MKNFRSILTVIFLIGLASPVLWAADPIEFSGGSTEAIIRSGDERVKISEGARVTTGDITITAQVIDVSGEGYSYLECTGDVVLKDAGKGIEMSAGTITYDRNESILLSREQTSVEDKEKGITAQAGWVRYQQEEGILTFQDNVNLTRTTDDGIMVCTAETVTYVRSSGTVMLDGGAVVTWKNDTYRATTIRVNLDTDEITMSGEIRGTING
- the lptB gene encoding LPS export ABC transporter ATP-binding protein, yielding MADTATSVLNIQHLMKYYGKKPVVRDISFSMRSGEVVGLLGPNGAGKTTTFYMVVGFLRADSGKISIDDTDVTELPMYRRSLLGLSYLPQEASIFRKLSVRDNIHLVSESRSDLSAVEKKELTDRLMEEFGITGVMSQKGYTLSGGERRRTEIARALATSPRFLLLDEPFAGIDPKAVYEIRQIIRHLAAQGIGVLLTDHNVRDALAITDCSHIIHEGTLLVSGTKQDLLNDPTARHIYFGDEFEDV
- the lptC gene encoding LPS export ABC transporter periplasmic protein LptC encodes the protein MLTFMFPVMLSVALLSACSFMPEEMLTEETTEGAPSVVLSAAVYTVALKGKEPMTMESPMISLYNNSRTVQVAMPVFSHEKDDGSLVQGSALSGSYNANTKTLSLIGSVILDDGELGLKLTGSQLSWMLDVQQIVSTAPVTVVFGSGSTINGNNLSGSLESGRFVLTNAEGWIVP
- the rpoN gene encoding RNA polymerase factor sigma-54, which codes for MLAPQLTLEQKQLLKLSPQMLQSFELMMLPLQELQARISDAIESNPALEIPESTSISYEDFTRMGFRDRDSMDDSLTDSASYGSDIYDGQHYRADGATPGEARGYDENAMQRQNRMIDGVLTQKESLQEHLFKQLNLHELTRRQRHIAELIISNLDANGFHTLPVETLEDGLTQEDVAPVVSLLQSFDPSGIAVTDFRESLVVQARNDGLEAQVLDDFSRLVYDALELMRPGKEAEAAKMLKLDPDEVSTLYAYLRSLTPFPGQAYNTEPDQFVIPDLSIHVVDGSLEMRLNQDALPALTINTQFTGLGETLKERKDDPSSKETVEYIQKMSREASVLISQIHLRNQTLHKVGLALIKLQSDFFFKGPRYLRPMTLKNVAEEVGVHETTISRISQAKWMDTDWGFLPLKQMFSTGVATSGGSTADMSRTSVKEIIREIIDESENKRLSDQKISDLLAKKGISVARRTVAKYRKELDIDSSFGR